From Polynucleobacter difficilis, a single genomic window includes:
- a CDS encoding ArsR/SmtB family transcription factor: protein MSQLIPPETKDLTPAQMEQVFRQVSQFFSLLAEPSRLKILFILCGGEQTVNAITEEAGSSQANVSRHLTALHREGILKRRKEGVTVYYSIGDEATLGICQSVCARVVEEMKT, encoded by the coding sequence ATGAGCCAACTCATTCCGCCGGAGACGAAAGACCTAACGCCTGCCCAAATGGAACAGGTCTTTAGGCAAGTGTCTCAATTTTTCAGCTTACTGGCAGAGCCATCGCGGCTAAAGATCCTCTTCATCTTGTGTGGCGGTGAGCAAACCGTGAATGCAATAACCGAGGAGGCTGGTTCGAGTCAGGCGAATGTATCAAGGCACTTAACTGCATTGCACCGCGAAGGAATATTAAAGCGACGCAAAGAGGGCGTTACGGTCTATTACTCCATTGGCGATGAAGCTACATTGGGTATTTGCCAAAGCGTATGTGCACGTGTTGTAGAAGAAATGAAGACGTAG
- a CDS encoding ABC transporter ATP-binding protein, translating to MLKLRIYQTTPMPLQLNIECANGELHALVGPSGSGKTSALRTIAGLRNPVHGQIECNGETWFSAEEGVNFKSHALSPAQRSCGLLFQQYALFPHLSAIDNVKIPLQNTQHTPSEKQVIAQEWLRRMGIGELALRMPNQLSGGQQQRVALARALARQPKVLLLDEPFSAIDTPTRQGLYKTLAELRRDLQIPIILVTHDLREAGLLADRITVIDRGIGLQTASPQNLFQKPRNSRVAELVGISNLFQGRFNQGKLHWQGTSIAFDVLDKNKIPADSMVAWVIPQSGISVSRTKTALSQAALVTEISTIGQIAVIQFSIPGSDQTVIWEASAAEVRRLELGVGIQVELELDGKQIHIMPLRPINDPRRFTTTAPS from the coding sequence ATGCTAAAGCTGCGCATATACCAAACCACACCCATGCCGCTGCAACTCAATATCGAATGCGCTAATGGCGAACTGCATGCCCTGGTAGGGCCATCGGGCAGCGGCAAAACATCGGCACTTCGGACTATTGCTGGCTTACGCAATCCGGTCCATGGCCAAATCGAATGCAATGGGGAAACTTGGTTTAGCGCAGAAGAAGGGGTGAACTTTAAGTCACATGCCCTATCGCCAGCCCAGCGCTCGTGCGGACTCTTGTTTCAGCAATACGCCCTCTTTCCCCATTTATCCGCCATCGATAATGTCAAAATTCCTTTGCAAAATACGCAGCACACGCCGTCGGAAAAGCAGGTCATTGCGCAGGAATGGTTAAGGCGCATGGGCATTGGTGAACTCGCACTGCGCATGCCCAATCAACTCTCTGGCGGTCAGCAGCAACGCGTCGCATTGGCAAGAGCACTAGCACGCCAACCTAAAGTCTTACTCTTGGATGAACCTTTTTCTGCGATTGATACGCCGACCCGGCAAGGCCTTTACAAAACCTTGGCAGAATTGCGACGCGATTTACAGATTCCAATTATTTTAGTTACGCACGATTTGCGCGAGGCAGGCTTGCTTGCTGATCGCATTACGGTGATTGATCGCGGCATTGGTTTACAAACAGCAAGTCCGCAGAACTTATTCCAAAAACCGCGCAATTCAAGAGTGGCGGAACTAGTCGGTATTAGCAATCTATTTCAAGGGCGATTCAATCAAGGCAAGCTGCATTGGCAGGGCACGTCTATTGCATTCGATGTGCTTGATAAAAATAAAATTCCGGCGGATAGCATGGTTGCCTGGGTTATTCCGCAAAGCGGCATCAGCGTCAGCAGAACAAAAACAGCGCTCAGTCAGGCTGCCCTTGTCACTGAAATCAGCACCATTGGTCAAATTGCCGTGATTCAGTTCTCCATTCCTGGAAGCGATCAAACGGTTATTTGGGAAGCTTCTGCCGCTGAGGTACGGCGACTCGAGCTTGGAGTTGGCATCCAGGTTGAGCTTGAGCTTGATGGCAAGCAAATCCACATCATGCCGCTGCGACCCATTAATGATCCACGGCGCTTTACGACGACTGCACCCAGCTAA
- a CDS encoding YgaP family membrane protein, whose translation MKCNVGNADRAIRIIAGLVLIGLAATGTIGMWGWIGIVPVLTGVFRFCPAYPLLGINTNSKS comes from the coding sequence ATGAAATGCAACGTAGGCAACGCGGATCGTGCGATCCGAATCATCGCAGGCTTAGTATTAATTGGTCTTGCTGCCACTGGCACGATTGGCATGTGGGGCTGGATTGGCATTGTCCCCGTATTGACTGGCGTATTTCGTTTTTGCCCGGCCTATCCGCTCTTGGGTATCAATACCAATAGCAAATCATAA
- the soxY gene encoding thiosulfate oxidation carrier protein SoxY: MNQQRRNLLKYSAVFGLMASAGLITEAQAQEWNKAAFEGKSLDDVFKALNAGKPSSSTAVTLVAPDIAENGAVVPVGISSTLKAEQMAILVEKNPSSLAAQFFIPPGTEPFVTTRVKMGQTSNVYAVVKADGKWFMSMKEVKVTLGGCGG; this comes from the coding sequence ATGAATCAGCAACGCCGTAATCTTTTAAAGTATTCCGCGGTCTTTGGCCTGATGGCTTCAGCCGGTTTAATTACAGAAGCACAGGCACAAGAGTGGAATAAAGCCGCTTTTGAAGGCAAGAGCTTGGATGACGTATTCAAGGCCCTCAATGCAGGTAAGCCAAGTAGCTCAACTGCAGTGACTTTAGTTGCACCGGACATCGCAGAAAATGGCGCGGTTGTGCCTGTTGGCATCTCCAGCACATTAAAAGCAGAGCAAATGGCCATTTTGGTTGAAAAGAATCCCAGCTCACTGGCAGCCCAATTTTTTATTCCACCTGGAACTGAGCCATTTGTGACCACCCGCGTGAAGATGGGTCAAACCTCGAACGTGTACGCTGTGGTGAAAGCAGACGGCAAGTGGTTTATGTCGATGAAAGAAGTCAAGGTTACCTTGGGCGGTTGCGGCGGTTAA
- a CDS encoding MBL fold metallo-hydrolase, whose translation MNTTTQATVKAFFDPQTWTYTYVVYESKGSACIVIDSVLNYDPKSGRTKTESADEVISFIKDNRLQLEWILETHAHADHLTAAPYIQDKLGGKIAIGDHITTVQGVFKGVFNLDDVAADGSQFDALIKEGESVRFGNLSFKALYVPGHTPACMAYEIGDSIFVGDTLFMPDVGTARCDFPGGSASNLYRSIQSILKYPPNTKLYMCHDYPPNGRPPEYQSTVAEQKKSNIHVHDGVTEEQFVAMRNKRDAGLEMPVLILPSIQVNIRAGHMPKPEGNGTAYLKIPLNAL comes from the coding sequence ATGAACACAACAACCCAAGCTACCGTTAAAGCATTTTTTGATCCGCAGACGTGGACCTACACCTATGTGGTGTATGAATCAAAAGGGTCCGCATGCATCGTGATTGATTCCGTTCTGAATTACGACCCGAAGTCGGGTCGTACCAAAACAGAGTCGGCCGATGAAGTAATTTCCTTTATTAAAGACAACCGCTTACAGCTTGAATGGATTCTAGAAACCCATGCCCATGCTGACCACCTGACTGCGGCTCCCTATATTCAGGATAAGCTGGGTGGAAAGATCGCGATTGGCGATCACATTACCACCGTGCAGGGCGTATTTAAGGGCGTATTCAACTTAGACGATGTTGCAGCGGATGGTTCGCAGTTTGATGCCCTGATTAAAGAGGGTGAATCGGTTCGCTTTGGTAATTTATCGTTCAAGGCGTTATATGTTCCTGGCCATACTCCTGCGTGCATGGCATACGAGATCGGCGACAGTATCTTTGTTGGCGATACCTTATTTATGCCGGATGTGGGTACAGCACGCTGCGACTTCCCTGGGGGCAGTGCCAGCAATTTGTATCGCTCGATTCAGTCAATCCTGAAGTATCCCCCCAATACGAAGCTTTATATGTGCCACGATTACCCTCCGAATGGTAGGCCGCCTGAATACCAATCTACCGTCGCAGAACAAAAAAAGAGCAACATTCATGTGCACGATGGCGTTACGGAAGAGCAGTTTGTGGCCATGCGCAATAAACGCGATGCCGGACTTGAGATGCCCGTACTCATTCTGCCGTCGATTCAGGTCAACATTCGTGCAGGCCATATGCCCAAACCAGAGGGTAACGGCACTGCATACTTAAAGATTCCATTAAACGCGCTTTAA
- a CDS encoding DsrE family protein — MKMQWIAIRFATLLGFGLMMTAPIPALAQTSVVYHIDDAQVQGLKGLRNIRNHLDVAPDTKITVVTHANGVDILMDGGKDLKSNVDYGPLVGALKSRGVRFEVCEITLKNRNLKKEQFTLDADFTPSGVVRIADLQFKNNFAYIRP; from the coding sequence ATGAAGATGCAATGGATAGCCATTCGATTCGCAACACTTTTGGGGTTTGGTTTAATGATGACCGCTCCAATTCCGGCACTCGCCCAAACCTCGGTGGTGTATCACATCGATGATGCGCAGGTGCAAGGCCTTAAAGGCTTACGCAATATTCGCAACCATTTGGATGTGGCACCGGATACAAAGATAACCGTAGTGACCCATGCCAATGGAGTTGACATCCTGATGGATGGCGGTAAAGACCTAAAGAGTAATGTGGACTACGGTCCTTTGGTCGGCGCGCTTAAGTCGAGGGGCGTACGCTTTGAGGTCTGCGAAATTACGCTAAAGAACCGGAATCTAAAAAAAGAGCAGTTCACCTTGGATGCGGACTTCACACCTTCTGGGGTTGTGCGGATCGCTGATTTGCAATTCAAGAATAACTTTGCATACATTCGTCCGTAA
- the soxC gene encoding sulfite dehydrogenase: MNKNQLELNSEDIQYVEKPKGQSRLRKAPEHFISQDFIADVNKNGLDENRRGFLRKGFLSAVGGAAGLAAAPAAFASAAGDPAILEKQEWQTTLGKNVATMPYGLPSVYESNLIRRESPGLTRVSAASVAFTPLQGLFGIITPNGLHFERHHQGWYNLDPNKHRLMVNGLVKSERVFTMSDLMRMPSVSRIHFIECGANTGLEWGNVAVPTVQYTHGMLSCCEFTGVPLSVLLDECGVDLKKGKYLLAEGGDGSGMTRTINLDSALKDSIVAWGMNGEMLRPENGFPLRLVVPGVQGVSWVKWLRRLEVGDMPYGAKDEAIHYIDLMPNGLHRQYTSIQECKSVITTPSGGQQLLDKGFYNVTGMAWSGRGKIKRVDVSFDGGNNWRTARLETPVLTKAVTRFNIDWVWDGSPTIMQSRAMDDTGYVQPTIKALRDVRGTRSIYHNNAIQSWKLDSNGEVSNVQVG, from the coding sequence ATGAATAAAAATCAACTGGAACTGAATTCAGAAGATATTCAATACGTTGAAAAGCCGAAAGGGCAATCGCGGCTTCGCAAGGCCCCGGAGCATTTCATTTCGCAAGATTTTATTGCCGACGTGAATAAAAATGGCCTCGATGAAAACCGCCGCGGTTTTTTACGTAAAGGCTTTTTGTCTGCCGTTGGCGGCGCTGCTGGCTTAGCAGCCGCGCCTGCTGCATTCGCCTCGGCTGCAGGAGATCCAGCCATTTTAGAAAAGCAAGAATGGCAAACCACGCTGGGTAAAAACGTAGCGACCATGCCCTATGGCTTGCCTTCGGTGTATGAGTCCAATTTAATTCGCCGTGAGTCCCCCGGTTTAACACGCGTTTCAGCCGCATCGGTTGCATTTACACCGTTGCAGGGCCTCTTTGGAATCATCACCCCGAATGGTCTGCACTTTGAGCGCCACCATCAAGGTTGGTATAACTTAGATCCGAATAAACACCGCCTCATGGTCAACGGCCTGGTTAAAAGCGAACGCGTTTTTACCATGAGCGATTTAATGCGTATGCCGTCGGTATCGCGCATTCACTTCATTGAGTGCGGCGCTAATACTGGCTTGGAGTGGGGTAATGTGGCGGTGCCCACTGTGCAATACACCCATGGCATGTTGTCGTGTTGCGAATTTACTGGTGTACCGCTGTCTGTATTGCTAGATGAGTGCGGCGTTGACCTTAAAAAAGGGAAATACTTGTTAGCCGAAGGTGGCGATGGTTCCGGCATGACCCGCACCATTAATTTGGACAGCGCACTCAAGGATTCGATTGTGGCTTGGGGTATGAACGGCGAGATGCTGCGCCCAGAGAATGGCTTTCCACTGCGTTTAGTTGTTCCCGGTGTTCAGGGTGTGAGTTGGGTGAAGTGGTTGCGTCGTCTGGAAGTCGGCGATATGCCCTATGGGGCGAAAGATGAGGCGATTCACTATATTGACTTGATGCCCAATGGCTTGCATCGCCAGTACACCTCGATTCAGGAATGCAAATCCGTTATTACAACGCCGTCGGGTGGTCAGCAGTTACTCGATAAAGGTTTTTATAACGTAACCGGTATGGCTTGGTCAGGCCGCGGAAAAATTAAACGCGTTGATGTCTCCTTTGATGGCGGCAATAACTGGAGAACGGCTCGTTTAGAAACGCCGGTACTGACGAAAGCAGTCACGCGATTCAATATCGACTGGGTTTGGGATGGTTCACCCACGATCATGCAGTCGCGCGCGATGGATGACACGGGTTATGTTCAGCCTACCATCAAGGCACTGCGCGACGTACGCGGCACGCGATCGATTTATCACAACAACGCAATTCAATCATGGAAATTGGATTCCAACGGCGAGGTGAGCAATGTACAAGTTGGGTAA
- the soxZ gene encoding thiosulfate oxidation carrier complex protein SoxZ: MADPMRVRATEAGGVVDVKILMKHDMEAGQRKDASGKTIPQWFISTVTVQAQGKNVFMGEFGPAVSKDPFLNFKYKGAKGEKVTVTWVDNRGAKRTDEATVS, from the coding sequence ATGGCTGATCCAATGCGCGTTAGAGCAACTGAAGCAGGTGGTGTGGTTGATGTAAAGATTTTGATGAAGCACGATATGGAAGCCGGTCAGCGCAAAGACGCATCGGGCAAAACCATCCCTCAGTGGTTTATCAGTACCGTGACCGTTCAAGCTCAAGGTAAAAATGTATTCATGGGTGAGTTTGGTCCTGCCGTATCAAAAGACCCATTCTTGAATTTCAAGTACAAGGGCGCTAAAGGTGAGAAAGTCACGGTAACGTGGGTTGACAACCGCGGTGCTAAGCGTACCGATGAGGCAACGGTTTCTTAA
- a CDS encoding c-type cytochrome, with protein sequence MYKLGKLGSSLSLTVTLMMAAGISYAQGSASGSGKFPGIGRAATPAEVAAWDIDVRPDFKGLPNGSGSVKKGEMVWEAQCASCHGTFGESNEVFTPIAGGTTKDDIKTGRVAALADNKQPQRTTLMKVATISTLWDYIHRAMPWNAPRSLSYDDTYALVAYILYLGEVVPDTFVLSNANMKEAQAMMPNRNGMTQQHGLWSNNGKPDVNAKPCMNNCVPFVQIGSTLPDYARNAHENIALQNRQYGPYLGADSTKPPLSKLPGASAAVMMPVAMAAAPTGPAALFKKENCSACHAPAAKLVGPSIEQVAAKYKGQADAVPKLMAKVKKGGAGAWGAIPMPAQDQLSDADNKALVEWMLTGK encoded by the coding sequence ATGTACAAGTTGGGTAAATTGGGCTCTAGCTTGAGCCTCACGGTCACACTCATGATGGCCGCAGGTATTTCGTATGCACAGGGTAGCGCATCGGGTTCAGGAAAGTTTCCTGGTATTGGTAGGGCAGCAACGCCAGCCGAAGTAGCCGCTTGGGACATCGATGTACGTCCGGATTTTAAGGGTCTGCCGAATGGATCGGGCTCTGTAAAAAAGGGCGAGATGGTATGGGAGGCGCAGTGTGCCAGTTGCCACGGTACTTTTGGTGAGTCCAATGAAGTCTTTACGCCTATTGCTGGCGGCACGACGAAAGATGACATTAAGACGGGCCGAGTTGCTGCACTAGCAGACAACAAGCAGCCACAGCGCACTACCTTGATGAAGGTAGCAACGATCTCGACGCTTTGGGACTATATCCATCGGGCCATGCCCTGGAATGCGCCGCGTTCGCTGAGCTACGACGACACCTATGCTTTAGTCGCCTACATCCTTTATTTGGGTGAGGTTGTTCCGGATACCTTTGTTCTCAGTAATGCCAATATGAAAGAAGCGCAAGCGATGATGCCCAATCGCAATGGCATGACCCAGCAACATGGTTTGTGGAGCAATAATGGCAAGCCAGACGTGAATGCCAAACCCTGTATGAACAACTGTGTTCCATTTGTGCAGATTGGCTCCACCTTGCCCGACTATGCTCGCAATGCGCATGAAAATATTGCGTTGCAAAATCGCCAGTACGGCCCTTACCTCGGTGCAGATTCAACCAAGCCACCGCTAAGTAAGTTGCCTGGCGCTTCTGCTGCTGTAATGATGCCGGTGGCTATGGCTGCCGCACCCACTGGCCCAGCTGCGCTCTTTAAGAAAGAGAATTGCTCGGCTTGCCACGCACCTGCAGCAAAATTGGTGGGTCCATCGATTGAACAAGTGGCGGCCAAATACAAAGGTCAAGCTGATGCAGTCCCGAAGTTGATGGCTAAGGTGAAAAAGGGTGGTGCGGGTGCTTGGGGCGCTATTCCAATGCCCGCCCAGGATCAGCTGTCGGATGCCGATAACAAAGCATTAGTAGAGTGGATGCTGACAGGCAAGTAA
- the soxB gene encoding thiosulfohydrolase SoxB produces the protein MNRREFMQALAFASAGGMSLQSSFANAQSAAQKFYNLPKFGNVHLLHFTDCHAQLLPIYFREPNVNLGIGSQYGKEPHLVGEAFLKANGIKPGTRDAHAFTYLDFAAAAQTYGKMGGFAHMSTLVKQLKASRPGALLLDGGDTWQGSGTALWTNGQDMVDAALNLGVDIMTPHWEMTLGEKRVMEIVQKDFQGKVSFIAQNIKTADFGDQVFSPYTIRNMNGVSVAIIGQAFPYTPIANPRYFTPDWTFGIQEENLQKMIDEVKGKGAKVVVLLSHNGMDVDLKMASRVRGLDAIMGGHTHDGVPIPVKVKNAGGITLVTNAGSNGKFLGVLDFDVKGGKAVDFRYKLLPIFSNLLPADPAMTQLIKKVRAPYETKLAEKLAITEGTLYRRGNFNGSFDQVILDGLLKQKNAEIAFSPGFRWGTSLLPGQAITMENLLDQTAITYPYTTVAPMSGATIKTILEDVADNLFNPDPYYQQGGDMVRVGGLQYTIDPAGSMGSRISEMRLNGELLDANKTYRVAGWAPVSEEAKSAGGEPIWDVIARHLRDVKTVKAVKLNEPIIKGVKGNPGMAAI, from the coding sequence TTGAATCGCCGTGAGTTTATGCAAGCATTGGCTTTTGCCTCTGCGGGCGGAATGAGTTTGCAATCGAGTTTTGCGAATGCCCAAAGCGCAGCGCAAAAATTTTACAATTTACCGAAATTCGGTAACGTCCACTTACTGCATTTCACAGATTGCCATGCGCAGTTATTGCCGATTTACTTTCGTGAACCCAATGTCAATTTAGGTATTGGTTCGCAGTATGGGAAAGAGCCCCATTTGGTGGGTGAAGCATTCCTCAAGGCGAACGGAATTAAGCCTGGTACTCGCGATGCCCACGCATTTACCTATCTAGATTTTGCCGCTGCTGCCCAGACCTACGGCAAGATGGGTGGCTTTGCCCACATGTCGACTTTAGTGAAGCAACTAAAGGCATCCAGACCAGGCGCATTATTGCTAGATGGTGGCGATACCTGGCAAGGCTCCGGAACTGCACTTTGGACCAATGGCCAAGACATGGTGGATGCAGCACTCAATTTAGGTGTTGACATCATGACTCCGCATTGGGAGATGACCCTGGGCGAAAAGCGCGTGATGGAAATCGTGCAAAAGGATTTTCAGGGCAAGGTTTCCTTCATTGCCCAGAACATCAAGACAGCTGACTTTGGTGACCAGGTTTTTAGTCCTTACACCATCCGCAACATGAATGGGGTTTCTGTTGCCATTATTGGTCAGGCCTTCCCCTATACGCCGATTGCCAATCCACGCTACTTTACGCCTGACTGGACCTTTGGCATTCAGGAAGAGAATCTGCAGAAGATGATCGATGAGGTCAAAGGCAAGGGTGCCAAGGTTGTAGTTTTGTTATCGCATAACGGCATGGACGTCGATCTGAAGATGGCTTCACGCGTACGCGGCCTTGATGCGATCATGGGCGGCCATACGCACGATGGTGTTCCAATTCCAGTCAAGGTAAAGAATGCCGGCGGAATTACCCTCGTTACCAACGCCGGTTCGAACGGCAAATTTTTAGGTGTACTGGACTTTGATGTGAAGGGTGGCAAGGCGGTTGATTTCCGTTACAAGTTATTGCCGATCTTCTCGAACCTTTTGCCGGCTGACCCCGCGATGACGCAGCTGATTAAAAAAGTACGCGCACCGTACGAAACGAAGTTGGCAGAAAAGCTGGCAATTACTGAGGGCACCCTCTATCGCCGCGGTAACTTCAATGGCAGTTTTGATCAGGTGATCTTAGATGGCTTACTCAAGCAGAAGAACGCCGAGATTGCGTTCTCACCTGGATTCCGTTGGGGTACGAGCCTATTGCCAGGGCAGGCCATCACCATGGAAAACCTGCTCGATCAAACAGCAATTACCTATCCCTACACCACCGTTGCACCCATGTCAGGAGCAACCATCAAGACCATTCTGGAAGACGTAGCAGACAACCTCTTCAATCCGGATCCGTACTACCAGCAGGGTGGCGATATGGTTCGCGTGGGTGGCTTGCAATACACGATTGATCCAGCCGGAAGCATGGGTTCACGGATCTCAGAGATGCGCTTAAATGGCGAGCTCTTGGATGCCAATAAAACCTACCGCGTTGCAGGATGGGCACCGGTCAGCGAAGAGGCAAAGAGCGCCGGTGGTGAGCCGATTTGGGATGTGATTGCACGCCATTTACGCGATGTGAAGACCGTGAAAGCCGTCAAGCTCAATGAGCCGATTATTAAAGGCGTTAAAGGCAACCCTGGAATGGCAGCAATTTAA
- a CDS encoding ArsR/SmtB family transcription factor, translated as MPATIDLERMRTSADEACRLMKVLSNPDRMLLLCEISQGEKCVGELETILDIHQPTLSQQLTVLRNEELVETRRDGKLIYYSLSSAIAVDVMTLLYKHYCRK; from the coding sequence ATGCCAGCAACCATTGATTTAGAACGCATGCGCACATCGGCTGACGAGGCTTGCCGTTTAATGAAGGTATTGTCCAACCCTGACCGGATGCTATTGCTGTGTGAAATCAGTCAAGGCGAGAAGTGCGTAGGTGAGCTTGAGACTATATTGGACATCCACCAGCCGACGCTGTCGCAGCAATTGACTGTGTTGCGTAACGAAGAGTTGGTTGAGACCCGCCGTGATGGCAAGTTAATTTATTACTCCCTATCTAGCGCTATTGCGGTTGATGTAATGACATTACTTTACAAGCACTATTGCCGTAAATAA
- the soxA gene encoding sulfur oxidation c-type cytochrome SoxA yields the protein MDKRIAYGVVIASFAFLQACTSPTKSEAPKAAAAAPSGSATDEIARYRAMIADGNPADLYEAAGEEIWKKPMGPKNASLQKCDLGKGPGVVKGASAELPRYFKDTNKVQDLESRLVTCMVRLQGYDANEIITAGFEKGKRKDVEAVVAYVVANSKGMPIKVSIKHPKEKEMYELGKKSFFYQGGPMDFSCASCHAENGKRIRLQDLPNITEQKGAALGWGYWPAYRVSSGNFWTMQRRLNDCYRQQRFPEPVYISDNTIALSMYMAYTGNGGTIETPGLKR from the coding sequence ATGGATAAGCGCATTGCTTATGGAGTTGTTATTGCATCATTCGCTTTTTTGCAGGCTTGCACGAGCCCGACAAAAAGCGAAGCACCCAAAGCAGCCGCAGCTGCACCTAGCGGTTCCGCTACCGATGAAATAGCACGCTATCGTGCCATGATTGCCGATGGTAATCCTGCTGATTTGTATGAGGCAGCGGGCGAAGAGATTTGGAAAAAACCCATGGGACCCAAAAACGCCAGCTTGCAAAAGTGTGACTTAGGTAAGGGGCCCGGTGTAGTGAAAGGCGCTTCCGCTGAATTGCCACGCTACTTTAAAGACACCAACAAAGTACAGGATCTTGAATCCCGTTTGGTGACTTGTATGGTTCGCTTGCAAGGCTATGATGCAAACGAAATCATCACTGCTGGCTTTGAAAAAGGCAAGCGTAAAGACGTTGAAGCAGTTGTTGCCTACGTGGTTGCAAATTCCAAAGGAATGCCGATCAAGGTCTCTATCAAGCACCCCAAAGAAAAAGAAATGTATGAGCTGGGCAAGAAGTCCTTCTTTTACCAGGGTGGTCCAATGGACTTCTCCTGCGCGTCCTGCCATGCAGAAAATGGCAAACGCATTCGCTTGCAAGATTTGCCTAATATCACCGAGCAAAAGGGTGCTGCATTGGGCTGGGGTTACTGGCCAGCATACCGCGTATCCAGCGGTAACTTTTGGACCATGCAGCGTCGCCTAAACGATTGCTATCGTCAGCAGCGCTTCCCAGAGCCCGTTTACATTTCCGACAACACAATTGCGCTGTCGATGTATATGGCGTATACGGGTAATGGCGGCACGATCGAAACACCAGGATTAAAGCGTTAA
- the soxX gene encoding sulfur oxidation c-type cytochrome SoxX — MKKTILISAALLAMPFASVQAQSAFDKMMKAGFEAKGQAGLDRINQDATQKFCSDAKNLTDEKTGAKRAEIEKINMATIKQPSDGKYIGDWKSGERIAQSGRGATWTDKPDSAVGGGCYNCHQINKAEISHGNIGPSLWNYGKMRGYSKEVVEYTWGRISNSKAYNACSNMPRFAHFKLLNEKQMQDVMALLLDPKSPVNQ, encoded by the coding sequence ATGAAAAAAACAATACTTATTTCTGCGGCCCTCTTGGCCATGCCATTCGCTAGCGTCCAAGCGCAAAGCGCCTTTGACAAGATGATGAAGGCCGGCTTTGAGGCCAAAGGTCAGGCGGGTCTTGATCGCATTAATCAAGATGCAACTCAAAAGTTTTGCTCTGATGCGAAAAACTTAACCGATGAGAAGACCGGAGCCAAACGTGCCGAGATCGAGAAGATCAATATGGCTACCATCAAGCAGCCGTCCGATGGCAAATACATTGGTGACTGGAAAAGTGGTGAGCGGATTGCGCAGAGCGGTCGTGGCGCAACCTGGACCGATAAGCCAGATTCAGCAGTAGGTGGTGGATGCTATAACTGTCATCAAATCAACAAGGCTGAAATCTCACACGGAAATATCGGCCCAAGCCTTTGGAACTACGGCAAGATGCGTGGCTACTCAAAAGAAGTGGTTGAGTACACCTGGGGTCGTATTAGTAATTCCAAGGCCTATAACGCCTGTAGCAATATGCCGCGTTTTGCACACTTCAAGCTCTTAAATGAGAAGCAGATGCAAGATGTCATGGCTTTACTGCTGGATCCGAAATCACCCGTTAATCAATAA
- the modB gene encoding molybdate ABC transporter permease subunit, whose translation MLDTEAIFLSFKLALYTLAIMLPLGIWLAHRLLRMGPAKPWIEALLALPLVLPPTVLGYYLLVGFGDVSLFGHPLVFSFEGILLASLIVNLPFAVQPIQRALESINPEIREAAQVSGLSDWQIFRLIELPLAWRGVTSAAVMTFAHTLGEFGVILMVGGAIPGETKTVSIAIYDKVQGFDIAGAGLLSLLLLATSLIAIALSYGILGRRKSC comes from the coding sequence GTGTTGGATACGGAAGCGATATTTCTCTCATTTAAGTTAGCCCTATATACATTGGCAATCATGTTGCCCTTGGGTATTTGGTTGGCGCATCGCCTCCTTCGAATGGGGCCCGCAAAACCCTGGATTGAGGCCCTTCTGGCTTTGCCGCTGGTCTTGCCACCCACGGTTCTGGGTTATTACCTGCTGGTCGGCTTTGGGGATGTCAGCCTATTTGGCCACCCCTTGGTCTTCTCATTTGAGGGAATTCTTCTGGCTTCCCTGATTGTTAATTTGCCATTTGCGGTACAGCCAATCCAGAGAGCCTTGGAGTCGATTAACCCGGAAATTCGCGAGGCGGCCCAGGTCAGCGGACTATCGGATTGGCAAATTTTTCGCCTGATCGAGCTACCTTTGGCCTGGCGTGGGGTGACTAGCGCTGCCGTTATGACCTTTGCGCACACCTTGGGGGAATTCGGAGTCATTTTGATGGTCGGCGGAGCTATTCCTGGTGAAACCAAAACCGTCTCGATTGCGATTTATGACAAGGTTCAAGGCTTTGATATTGCTGGCGCAGGACTGCTCTCCCTCTTACTATTGGCAACCTCTCTGATTGCTATTGCACTCTCTTACGGTATTTTAGGCAGGCGCAAATCATGCTAA